In Aristaeella hokkaidonensis, the following are encoded in one genomic region:
- a CDS encoding arsenate reductase family protein, with translation MNIQIYCGKKNFDAQKAERYFKERRIPFQALDLKKHKLGEREIRMMISAIGIEKLIDRDDKKVKEHPACYYDREDLLIPAIQENPWLIRVPIVRNGNKMTIGYQPDIWAQWE, from the coding sequence ATGAACATCCAGATTTACTGCGGAAAGAAGAACTTTGACGCCCAGAAAGCGGAACGGTATTTCAAGGAAAGAAGGATCCCGTTCCAGGCACTGGACCTGAAAAAGCACAAGCTGGGCGAGCGGGAAATCCGCATGATGATCTCCGCAATCGGCATTGAAAAGCTGATAGACAGGGACGACAAAAAGGTGAAAGAACATCCCGCCTGCTACTACGACCGGGAGGACCTGCTTATCCCCGCAATCCAGGAAAATCCCTGGCTGATCCGGGTGCCTATTGTACGGAACGGCAACAAGATGACGATCGGATACCAGCCGGACATCTGGGCACAGTGGGAATAA
- a CDS encoding DnaD domain protein — protein MFGFDERYAMFDITPVENQFILEYLPEAKGDYVKVYLYGLMRCYHSEDDMSLARMCYELNMTEEDVTAAFRYWERRRLVRRISDNPPQWQYINIKQKNLISDDDSDPEYEDFSNAVYEAFDKVRRLHGSELSACFEWHEGLKLPTEVIIMLLNHMVELKGKNFRISEAEKVAVQMAGENIQSVEAAEEFFSRDGQAYTGIRKILKKMGKRYLPSEAQVSLYRKWTKDWGFSQEAIEAALELTAKGDPSLGYLDGILNSLRQENPDAGEMTADNVRDSAKRTDGLREVLKELGKGDVNARNLQLYGQMAELFPQEVILTAARECGHNGKDTGEILKLLQAWKEKGLSTPKEVKAYVQSFHDQTALIRELRKIWGTDENRIGKTDRSLLSKWENEMGFGREMILAAAAYAAEAKQPMAYLDKILTDYKDKGIRTPEEAKQDHQDRKGTNASRSGKVLPAQDFAQRDYSGVQDEMMKSLAKEMEAFKHENGGKSDA, from the coding sequence ATGTTCGGGTTTGATGAACGGTACGCCATGTTTGACATTACCCCGGTGGAAAACCAGTTTATCCTGGAATACCTGCCGGAAGCCAAGGGAGACTACGTAAAGGTCTACCTGTACGGTCTTATGCGCTGCTATCATTCCGAAGATGATATGAGCCTGGCACGGATGTGCTATGAGCTGAACATGACGGAAGAGGACGTGACGGCGGCTTTCCGGTACTGGGAAAGACGCCGCCTCGTCCGCCGTATCAGCGACAATCCGCCGCAATGGCAGTATATCAATATCAAACAGAAAAACCTGATTTCAGACGACGACAGCGATCCTGAATACGAAGATTTCAGCAACGCCGTCTATGAAGCCTTTGACAAAGTCAGGCGCCTGCACGGAAGTGAGCTGAGCGCCTGTTTTGAGTGGCATGAAGGACTGAAGCTTCCCACGGAAGTGATCATCATGCTGCTTAACCATATGGTGGAACTCAAAGGGAAAAACTTCCGCATCAGCGAAGCTGAAAAAGTGGCTGTGCAGATGGCGGGAGAGAATATCCAGTCTGTAGAAGCGGCAGAGGAGTTCTTCTCACGGGACGGACAGGCCTATACCGGTATCCGCAAGATCCTGAAGAAGATGGGGAAACGGTACCTGCCGTCCGAAGCGCAGGTAAGCCTGTACCGGAAATGGACTAAAGACTGGGGATTCAGTCAGGAAGCCATTGAAGCCGCGCTGGAACTGACCGCCAAGGGAGATCCCAGCCTGGGCTACCTGGACGGGATCCTGAACAGTTTAAGACAGGAGAATCCTGACGCGGGGGAAATGACCGCCGATAACGTACGCGACTCCGCAAAACGCACAGACGGACTGCGGGAAGTGCTGAAGGAACTGGGCAAGGGAGACGTCAACGCCCGAAACCTGCAACTGTACGGGCAGATGGCAGAACTGTTTCCCCAGGAAGTGATCCTGACCGCTGCCAGGGAATGCGGACACAACGGGAAGGATACAGGCGAGATACTCAAGCTCCTGCAGGCCTGGAAGGAAAAGGGGCTCAGCACACCGAAAGAAGTGAAGGCCTATGTTCAATCCTTCCATGACCAGACGGCGCTGATCCGGGAATTGCGGAAAATCTGGGGAACAGATGAAAACCGCATCGGCAAAACAGACCGCAGTCTGCTTTCCAAATGGGAGAATGAGATGGGATTCGGCCGGGAGATGATCCTGGCAGCCGCCGCATATGCCGCTGAAGCAAAACAGCCGATGGCATACCTGGATAAAATCCTTACTGATTACAAGGATAAAGGAATCAGGACGCCGGAAGAGGCGAAGCAGGATCATCAAGACAGAAAGGGAACAAATGCTTCCCGAAGCGGAAAAGTGCTTCCGGCCCAGGATTTTGCCCAGCGGGATTATTCCGGCGTACAGGATGAAATGATGAAGTCCCTGGCCAAGGAAATGGAAGCCTTTAAGCACGAAAACGGAGGAAAATCCGATGCGTGA
- the fba gene encoding class II fructose-1,6-bisphosphate aldolase, with product MPLVTTTEMFKKAYDGGYAVGAFNVNNMEIIQGITEAAGELKAPVILQVSKGARAYANHTYLVKLVEAAVIENPEIPIALHLDHGDSFELCKSCIDGGFTSVMIDASSKPYEENIALTRKVVEYAHDHGVVVEAELGTLAGVEDEVSVDADKAMYTHPEEVVDFATRTGCDSLAIAIGTSHGAYKFKPGTKPQLRFDVLEECAKQLPGFPIVLHGSSSVPQEFVAEINKYGGNMPGAIGIPEEQLRQAARSAVCKINIDSDIRLAMTAVIRKYFAEHPDHFDPRQYLKPARQAVKDMVAHKIVDVLGCNGKA from the coding sequence ATGCCACTCGTAACCACTACAGAAATGTTTAAGAAGGCCTATGACGGCGGCTACGCTGTCGGCGCTTTCAACGTCAACAACATGGAAATCATCCAGGGCATCACTGAAGCCGCCGGCGAGCTGAAGGCTCCCGTCATCCTGCAGGTTTCCAAGGGCGCCCGTGCCTACGCCAACCACACCTACCTGGTGAAGCTGGTTGAGGCTGCTGTGATTGAAAATCCCGAAATCCCGATCGCTCTGCATCTGGACCACGGCGACAGCTTCGAGCTCTGCAAGAGCTGCATCGACGGCGGTTTCACTTCCGTCATGATCGATGCCTCTTCCAAGCCCTATGAAGAGAACATCGCCCTGACCCGTAAGGTTGTCGAATATGCTCATGACCACGGTGTGGTTGTTGAAGCTGAACTCGGCACCCTGGCCGGCGTTGAGGATGAAGTTTCCGTCGATGCCGACAAGGCCATGTACACCCATCCTGAAGAAGTGGTCGACTTCGCGACCCGCACCGGCTGCGACTCCCTGGCCATCGCCATCGGTACCAGTCACGGCGCCTACAAGTTCAAGCCCGGCACCAAGCCCCAGCTCCGGTTCGACGTGCTCGAAGAGTGCGCCAAGCAGCTGCCCGGCTTCCCGATCGTGCTCCACGGTTCTTCTTCCGTGCCGCAGGAATTCGTTGCCGAGATCAACAAGTACGGCGGAAACATGCCCGGTGCTATCGGCATTCCGGAAGAGCAGCTCCGTCAGGCCGCCCGCAGCGCTGTCTGCAAGATCAACATTGACTCCGACATCCGTCTGGCTATGACTGCTGTCATCCGTAAGTACTTTGCGGAGCATCCGGATCACTTCGATCCCCGTCAGTACCTCAAGCCCGCCCGTCAGGCCGTCAAGGACATGGTTGCCCATAAGATCGTTGACGTGCTCGGCTGCAACGGCAAAGCCTGA
- a CDS encoding sulfide/dihydroorotate dehydrogenase-like FAD/NAD-binding protein, producing MYPIVKKRVLNETVTLMEIEAPLVARKAMPGQFIIFRIDEEGERVPLTIAGYDREKGTVTIIFQKVGYTTEKLDSLNEGDSLLDFVGPLGEPTKTEGINRCAVIGGGLGVAIAYPQAKALHDAGAEVDLIVGFRNEHLIILKDELEAACTNLIIMTDDGSNGNKGFVTQALQKQLDAGRNYDTVIAIGPLPMMKAVCDMTREPKIKTIVSMNPIMIDGTGMCGGCRLTVGGETKFACVDGPDFDGHLVDFDEAMARGRMFRPEEAKAREKHICRLTGEER from the coding sequence ATGTATCCTATTGTCAAAAAGCGCGTTCTGAACGAAACGGTAACCCTGATGGAGATTGAAGCTCCCCTGGTTGCCCGCAAAGCGATGCCCGGACAATTCATCATCTTCCGTATTGATGAAGAAGGGGAACGGGTCCCGCTGACCATTGCCGGATATGACCGGGAAAAGGGAACTGTTACGATTATTTTCCAGAAGGTCGGCTATACGACCGAGAAGCTGGACAGCCTCAACGAAGGCGACAGCCTGCTGGATTTTGTGGGACCGCTGGGCGAGCCCACAAAGACCGAAGGCATCAACCGCTGCGCTGTGATCGGCGGCGGCCTGGGTGTTGCAATTGCATATCCGCAGGCGAAAGCGCTGCATGACGCGGGAGCGGAAGTGGATCTGATTGTCGGATTCCGGAACGAACACCTGATTATCCTGAAGGATGAACTGGAAGCCGCCTGCACGAACCTGATCATCATGACAGACGACGGCAGCAACGGCAACAAAGGCTTTGTGACACAGGCACTGCAGAAACAGCTGGATGCGGGCAGGAATTATGATACTGTGATCGCCATCGGACCGCTGCCGATGATGAAGGCTGTCTGCGACATGACAAGAGAACCCAAAATCAAGACCATCGTGAGCATGAACCCGATCATGATCGACGGAACGGGTATGTGCGGCGGCTGCCGTCTGACTGTCGGCGGCGAGACAAAGTTCGCATGCGTGGATGGGCCCGACTTTGACGGACATCTGGTGGACTTTGACGAAGCGATGGCCCGGGGACGTATGTTCCGCCCCGAAGAAGCAAAGGCCAGGGAAAAACATATTTGCAGGCTGACAGGGGAGGAACGGTAA
- a CDS encoding anaerobic ribonucleoside-triphosphate reductase activating protein, with the protein MKIHGLQKMTLLDYPGRVACTVFFGGCEMRCPFCHNAELLDGSAPAIMTDEELIAFLEKRKGLLDGVAFTGGEPLLQKDLPDLARRIRDLGYDVKLDTNGMHPDRLEKMLQEGTVQYVAMDIKNDPERYAMTAGLKELDLAPIRESISLLMNSGKEYEFRTTVVAELHDDDSFKGIGQWIKGAKRYYLQKFTDRDTVPFEGLHAPTKEQMEHWADIVRPCIPTVELRGVD; encoded by the coding sequence ATGAAAATTCACGGACTTCAGAAAATGACGCTGCTGGATTATCCCGGCAGGGTTGCATGCACAGTATTTTTCGGGGGCTGCGAAATGCGCTGCCCTTTTTGCCATAATGCGGAACTTCTGGACGGAAGCGCTCCGGCCATAATGACGGACGAGGAGCTGATTGCTTTCCTGGAAAAGCGGAAAGGGCTGCTGGACGGCGTTGCCTTTACCGGAGGCGAACCGCTGCTGCAGAAAGACTTGCCGGACCTGGCCCGCAGGATCCGGGATCTTGGATATGACGTGAAGCTGGATACCAACGGCATGCATCCGGACCGGCTTGAAAAGATGCTGCAGGAAGGCACAGTACAATATGTGGCGATGGACATTAAAAACGATCCGGAACGCTACGCCATGACCGCCGGACTGAAAGAACTGGATCTTGCTCCCATCCGGGAAAGCATCTCCCTGCTGATGAACAGCGGAAAAGAATATGAATTCCGGACAACTGTGGTTGCGGAGCTGCACGACGACGACAGCTTCAAAGGCATCGGACAATGGATCAAAGGCGCGAAGCGCTATTATCTGCAGAAGTTTACCGACCGGGACACCGTGCCATTTGAAGGACTGCACGCACCGACAAAGGAACAGATGGAACACTGGGCTGATATTGTAAGACCCTGCATTCCCACAGTTGAACTGCGGGGTGTGGATTAA
- the gltA gene encoding NADPH-dependent glutamate synthase: MANMSLQKHPMPEQDPQVRAGNFKEVALGYTADIAVEEAQRCLHCKNAPCVSGCPVNVPIPHFIEKIKEGDFNGAYQVIRSQNALPAICGRVCPQESQCESKCVRGIKGEPVGIGRLERFAADTAMAQGKAVTTKAAPCGKRAAIIGSGPAGLTCAGELAKAGWDVTVYEALHTAGGVLMYGIPEFRLPKALVEREISTLKELGVKIITNAVAGKAFTVDELLGEGNDAVFIGSGAGLPNFQKIPGESLCGVYSANEFLTRLNLMKAYTFPEHDTPVKIGKHVAVVGGGNVAMDAARCAKRLGAEVTILYRRSEAEMPARAEEVHHAKEEGINFHMLTAPTSIEGDENGFVKAIRCIEMQLGEPDDRGRRRPVPVEGSEYELPMETVIIAIGNSPNPLIKKTTPDLPTERWGGIQTDENGRTGKKNVYAGGDAVTGAATVILAMGAGKKAAAAILEDHPC; encoded by the coding sequence ATGGCTAATATGAGTCTTCAAAAACATCCTATGCCCGAGCAGGATCCTCAGGTCCGCGCCGGGAATTTTAAAGAGGTAGCCCTCGGATATACCGCTGATATCGCCGTGGAGGAAGCACAGCGCTGCCTGCACTGCAAGAACGCGCCCTGCGTTTCCGGATGCCCCGTGAATGTTCCGATCCCCCATTTTATTGAAAAAATCAAGGAAGGCGACTTCAACGGCGCCTACCAGGTGATCCGTTCCCAGAATGCCCTGCCGGCAATCTGCGGCCGTGTTTGCCCGCAGGAATCCCAGTGCGAAAGCAAATGCGTGCGCGGCATCAAGGGCGAGCCTGTTGGTATCGGCCGTCTGGAGAGATTCGCGGCAGATACGGCTATGGCCCAGGGCAAGGCTGTAACTACGAAAGCGGCTCCCTGCGGAAAGCGCGCCGCGATCATCGGCAGCGGCCCCGCAGGCCTGACCTGCGCAGGTGAACTGGCTAAGGCCGGCTGGGACGTGACGGTGTATGAAGCCCTTCATACCGCCGGCGGCGTGCTGATGTACGGTATTCCCGAGTTCCGTCTTCCCAAGGCCCTGGTTGAAAGGGAAATCAGCACCCTGAAGGAACTGGGCGTCAAGATTATTACGAACGCTGTGGCCGGCAAGGCCTTTACAGTAGATGAACTGCTGGGAGAAGGAAACGACGCTGTGTTTATCGGCAGCGGCGCGGGACTTCCGAACTTCCAGAAGATTCCCGGAGAAAGCCTGTGCGGTGTATACTCCGCGAACGAATTCCTGACCCGGCTGAACCTGATGAAGGCCTACACCTTCCCGGAGCACGACACTCCCGTGAAGATCGGCAAGCACGTGGCGGTTGTCGGCGGCGGAAACGTGGCCATGGACGCGGCCCGCTGCGCAAAGCGGCTGGGCGCCGAAGTTACGATTCTTTACCGCCGCAGCGAAGCTGAAATGCCTGCCCGTGCTGAAGAAGTACACCATGCCAAGGAAGAGGGAATCAACTTCCATATGCTGACCGCGCCTACTTCCATTGAAGGCGATGAGAACGGCTTTGTGAAAGCAATCCGCTGCATTGAAATGCAGCTGGGCGAGCCGGATGACCGCGGACGCCGTCGTCCTGTGCCGGTGGAAGGCAGCGAATATGAACTGCCCATGGAGACAGTGATTATCGCAATCGGCAACAGTCCCAACCCCCTGATTAAGAAAACCACGCCTGACCTGCCGACTGAACGGTGGGGAGGCATCCAGACCGATGAAAACGGCAGGACCGGCAAGAAGAACGTGTATGCCGGCGGCGACGCCGTGACCGGTGCAGCAACAGTGATCCTGGCCATGGGTGCCGGCAAGAAGGCAGCCGCGGCCATCCTGGAGGATCATCCCTGCTGA
- a CDS encoding ATP-binding protein, with protein MREDLLTELENEYAQLRADNERTEEMRKEKIRMEQPRIYELTKERENIVFGTLRNIVNGTASKAEDLPERMEKLNEQIRTLLTENGYPADFLAPVYHCPLCKDTGRTGETIKEPCECLKKAYQQKLRKKIGLNGTRAETFETFDASVFPDEKIPGLDFTQREMMQLYKTVCEKWANEYPEAEYRDLLLTGSTGLGKTFLLRAMAERLIERDINVLIISAYKMLEILRKQYFENDDSANELLDAQVLMIDDLGSEPLMQNVTVEQLFNLLNERQNRNLSTVISTNLEMAKFRERYTERIASRLRDSRSCKVISLLGKDIRTGGNLKA; from the coding sequence ATGCGTGAAGATCTGCTGACCGAACTGGAAAATGAATATGCCCAGCTGCGTGCAGACAACGAGCGGACAGAAGAAATGCGGAAAGAAAAGATCCGCATGGAACAGCCGCGTATTTACGAACTGACCAAAGAGCGGGAAAACATTGTTTTCGGTACGCTCCGGAATATTGTAAACGGTACTGCCTCCAAAGCAGAGGATCTTCCGGAACGGATGGAGAAGCTGAATGAGCAGATCCGGACGCTGCTGACTGAAAACGGATATCCCGCTGATTTTCTTGCGCCGGTATACCACTGTCCGCTCTGTAAAGATACAGGCAGGACCGGTGAAACAATCAAGGAACCCTGCGAATGCCTGAAGAAGGCGTACCAGCAGAAGCTGAGGAAAAAGATCGGACTGAACGGAACGCGTGCCGAGACATTCGAAACCTTTGACGCCTCCGTATTCCCGGATGAAAAGATCCCCGGGCTGGACTTTACCCAGCGGGAAATGATGCAACTGTACAAGACAGTCTGCGAAAAATGGGCGAATGAATATCCTGAAGCAGAATACCGGGACCTTCTGCTGACCGGCAGCACGGGACTTGGTAAAACCTTCCTGCTGCGGGCAATGGCGGAGCGGCTGATTGAAAGGGATATCAATGTGCTGATTATCAGCGCCTATAAAATGCTGGAGATTCTCCGCAAACAATATTTCGAGAACGACGACAGCGCGAATGAACTGCTGGACGCACAGGTGCTGATGATTGACGACCTGGGAAGCGAACCGCTGATGCAGAACGTGACAGTGGAACAGCTGTTCAACCTGCTGAATGAGCGGCAGAACAGGAACCTGTCCACCGTGATTTCCACCAACCTGGAAATGGCCAAATTCCGCGAACGGTATACAGAACGAATTGCTTCCAGACTGCGGGACAGCCGCAGCTGCAAGGTGATCAGCCTGCTGGGCAAGGACATCCGTACCGGAGGAAACCTGAAAGCATGA
- a CDS encoding YicC/YloC family endoribonuclease, giving the protein MHSMTGCGSGKVQQDGWEVTIDLKTVNHRFLDIGMRLPRNLNFLEQTIRDSIGKRILRGHVDVFLTVKRTDSSATTVECDPELAGRYLEAAKLLAGQTGIENDMTISRLMKMEGVLTLNEQEMDEDTVSRICAEAADIAAEQLVQMRAREGEHLKEDLKVHLDAVEKLRNAILERAPMVVTEYREKLENRLKSLLTEAIEPQRIAQEVAIMADRCAIDEELARLDSHIRQMRKYLESSGETGKKMDFLIQEMNRETNTIGSKASDTVIAQHVVDLKSEIEKLREQIQNVE; this is encoded by the coding sequence ATGCACAGTATGACCGGATGCGGGAGCGGAAAGGTTCAGCAGGACGGATGGGAAGTAACCATTGACCTCAAAACCGTAAACCACCGTTTCCTGGATATCGGTATGAGACTGCCGCGGAACCTGAACTTCCTGGAACAGACGATCCGGGACAGCATCGGGAAACGCATCCTGCGCGGACATGTGGACGTATTCCTGACGGTGAAAAGGACAGATTCTTCCGCAACAACGGTTGAATGTGATCCGGAACTGGCAGGACGTTACCTGGAAGCGGCGAAGCTGCTGGCCGGGCAGACAGGTATTGAGAATGACATGACCATCAGCCGGCTCATGAAAATGGAAGGCGTACTGACATTGAATGAGCAGGAAATGGATGAAGATACGGTCAGCCGGATCTGCGCTGAAGCCGCCGATATTGCAGCGGAACAACTGGTACAGATGCGGGCGCGGGAAGGTGAGCACCTTAAGGAAGACCTGAAGGTTCACCTGGACGCCGTCGAAAAACTCCGGAACGCCATCCTGGAGCGCGCTCCGATGGTTGTTACCGAATACCGGGAGAAACTTGAAAACCGGCTGAAAAGCCTGCTGACCGAAGCCATTGAGCCCCAGCGAATCGCCCAGGAAGTTGCCATTATGGCTGACCGGTGCGCGATCGACGAGGAGCTGGCCAGGCTGGACAGCCACATCCGTCAGATGCGGAAATATCTGGAAAGCAGCGGTGAAACCGGAAAGAAAATGGATTTCCTGATCCAGGAAATGAACCGCGAAACCAATACCATCGGCTCCAAAGCCTCCGACACGGTCATCGCGCAGCATGTGGTTGATCTGAAGAGCGAGATTGAGAAGCTGAGGGAACAGATACAGAACGTGGAGTGA
- a CDS encoding VanW family protein, translated as MARKQNADNSTANSGIPQRVEDAARNMMNHSAGPSRGYVPQRNPQPQDGWQQVPPGYYPGQMPPQQNSAYYTGQQQPINGGQRGFIVPTGNQGKKKKTRKKHPVLLALFLIVLVGAIGTGAYFSITSQLRTRKINDKVEAYNNLFCPGVYVDGIHLGGMTPEQALNSVNSQIQQRHDAWKVQLTYNDQQLLEINADMMGFNVDTQSVLYQAWAKGHTGDNEQRYAEMLQLEETPYNDYTAQPDGNTHVIDEKLMQIKEAIDKPAVNAAMTQFDPNQEYPFVFTDEEYGRNLDIEPIRQKLYQMVSTMESGSVELIPDVVAPTVFRSDLIMNYKVRGYATTEISRHSEENRNKNIRLAFDYINSYGSIIEPNGTFSFNKVVGKRTPERGFYPATEYVYGEHEEGYGGGVCQASTTLYQAAVRAGMQILERRPHSDSVTYTEYGKDATVYWSEFRGGKKIDFSFRNTSDAPIYIVAHVKTIPATKKEKKKLICEVTIYGKDMGSISYDMVTVEEAIPCTLNPVPVGDRDLVAKAKDGCNVDCYLVEYTNGVETSRKKMYRDRYEPRAERYYDPSAKK; from the coding sequence ATGGCGAGGAAACAGAACGCGGACAATTCCACAGCAAACAGCGGCATCCCGCAGAGAGTGGAAGACGCGGCACGGAACATGATGAACCATTCTGCCGGCCCCAGCAGAGGATATGTTCCGCAGCGGAACCCACAGCCGCAGGACGGCTGGCAGCAGGTTCCGCCGGGATACTATCCCGGACAGATGCCTCCACAGCAGAACAGCGCCTATTATACGGGGCAGCAGCAGCCCATAAACGGCGGCCAACGCGGTTTTATCGTTCCCACCGGAAACCAGGGGAAAAAGAAAAAGACCCGGAAAAAGCATCCGGTGCTGCTTGCGCTCTTTCTGATTGTCCTGGTCGGTGCCATCGGGACAGGCGCATATTTCTCGATCACGAGCCAGCTCAGGACGAGAAAAATCAACGACAAGGTTGAAGCCTACAACAACCTGTTCTGTCCCGGCGTATACGTCGACGGCATTCACCTGGGCGGGATGACGCCGGAGCAGGCCCTGAACTCGGTAAACAGCCAGATCCAGCAACGGCATGACGCGTGGAAGGTACAGCTGACCTATAACGATCAGCAGTTACTGGAAATCAACGCTGATATGATGGGTTTCAACGTTGATACACAGAGCGTACTGTACCAGGCATGGGCCAAAGGACATACGGGAGACAACGAACAGCGGTATGCAGAAATGCTGCAGCTGGAAGAGACTCCGTACAACGACTATACGGCACAGCCGGACGGCAATACGCACGTGATTGACGAAAAGCTGATGCAGATCAAGGAAGCCATTGATAAACCCGCAGTGAACGCGGCGATGACGCAGTTTGACCCGAACCAGGAATACCCCTTTGTATTCACAGATGAAGAATACGGACGGAACCTGGATATCGAGCCCATCCGGCAGAAGCTTTACCAGATGGTTTCCACCATGGAAAGCGGTTCTGTTGAGCTGATCCCGGACGTGGTTGCACCGACAGTCTTCCGGTCTGACCTGATCATGAACTACAAAGTCCGGGGATACGCGACCACGGAGATCAGCAGACATTCTGAAGAAAACAGGAACAAAAATATCCGGCTCGCGTTTGATTATATCAACAGCTATGGATCCATAATCGAGCCGAACGGTACCTTCAGTTTCAACAAGGTGGTCGGTAAACGGACGCCGGAACGCGGCTTCTATCCCGCGACAGAATATGTATACGGGGAACACGAAGAAGGCTACGGCGGCGGTGTCTGCCAGGCCAGCACAACGCTTTACCAGGCTGCCGTCCGGGCCGGAATGCAGATCCTGGAACGCAGACCCCATTCTGATTCGGTGACCTATACAGAATACGGCAAAGACGCCACGGTTTACTGGTCTGAATTCAGGGGCGGAAAGAAGATCGATTTCTCCTTCAGAAATACTTCCGACGCTCCGATCTACATTGTGGCCCATGTGAAAACCATCCCGGCCACAAAGAAGGAAAAGAAAAAGCTGATCTGCGAGGTTACCATCTACGGCAAGGATATGGGCAGCATCAGTTATGACATGGTCACAGTGGAAGAAGCAATACCCTGCACGCTGAATCCCGTTCCTGTAGGAGACAGAGACCTTGTCGCCAAAGCGAAAGACGGATGCAATGTAGACTGCTACCTGGTGGAATACACGAACGGTGTGGAAACCAGCCGGAAAAAGATGTACCGTGACAGATACGAACCCAGGGCGGAAAGGTATTATGACCCGAGCGCCAAGAAATAA
- the nagA gene encoding N-acetylglucosamine-6-phosphate deacetylase, giving the protein MLIENGIVFTGKDFEEGLSIRLMNGIVQEVGEGLRAEAGEKVIDLEGDYLLPGFVDVHIHAFRGSDTMRGETDIRRMSRELAGTGTGAFCPTTMSASIEDTAKAIADARKVTEQPERNGARVLGVHMEAPFLSEKHAGAQKQEYFCDPDWEKLLNMAEDPSLVRLITMAPEREGSEAFIRRATAAGIHVSIGHTHATAEQVHQAADWGADHITHTFNAQTPLHHREPGVPGASMTDDRYYCEMICDGKHLHDDIVRLIIVCKGADKAVAITDAMEAAGMPDGEYSLGGQPVFVKDGAARLENGTLAGSVLTMNEALHNLIHRYGADPVSACKMCTSTPAQSIGESVAGHMVPGSPAILTRWSRKWEMKSVITDTAESCQADR; this is encoded by the coding sequence ATGCTTATTGAAAACGGCATTGTCTTTACAGGAAAAGACTTTGAAGAAGGACTGAGCATCCGGCTGATGAACGGCATTGTGCAGGAAGTCGGAGAAGGGCTGCGGGCGGAAGCCGGGGAGAAAGTGATCGACCTGGAAGGGGATTACCTGCTGCCCGGATTTGTGGACGTCCATATTCATGCCTTCCGGGGCAGCGATACCATGCGGGGCGAGACAGACATCCGGCGGATGAGCCGGGAACTGGCCGGAACCGGCACTGGCGCATTCTGTCCAACGACCATGAGTGCTTCCATTGAAGATACCGCAAAAGCGATCGCGGACGCCCGAAAGGTTACCGAACAGCCGGAAAGAAACGGGGCCAGGGTACTGGGCGTCCATATGGAAGCACCGTTCCTGAGTGAAAAACACGCCGGAGCACAGAAGCAGGAATACTTCTGCGATCCGGACTGGGAGAAACTGCTGAATATGGCAGAGGATCCCTCACTGGTACGGCTGATCACGATGGCGCCGGAGCGCGAGGGCAGCGAAGCATTCATCCGCAGGGCAACTGCCGCAGGAATTCATGTTTCCATCGGCCATACGCACGCAACGGCGGAACAGGTTCATCAGGCAGCAGACTGGGGTGCTGATCATATTACCCATACATTTAACGCCCAGACACCGCTGCATCACCGCGAACCGGGCGTACCCGGAGCATCCATGACAGACGACCGATACTACTGCGAAATGATCTGCGACGGCAAGCACCTGCATGATGATATCGTCCGGCTGATCATCGTCTGCAAGGGCGCTGACAAAGCGGTGGCGATTACGGACGCCATGGAAGCAGCCGGAATGCCGGACGGAGAATACAGCCTGGGCGGACAGCCGGTATTTGTGAAAGACGGCGCAGCACGGCTGGAAAACGGAACGCTGGCAGGTTCCGTGCTGACGATGAACGAAGCGCTGCACAACCTGATCCACCGGTACGGAGCGGATCCCGTTTCCGCCTGCAAAATGTGCACTTCCACCCCGGCTCAGTCCATCGGGGAAAGCGTTGCCGGACATATGGTGCCCGGAAGCCCCGCCATCCTGACCAGGTGGTCCAGGAAATGGGAAATGAAGAGCGTTATTACCGATACGGCGGAAAGTTGCCAAGCTGACAGGTGA